The following coding sequences lie in one Cronobacter universalis NCTC 9529 genomic window:
- the fadA gene encoding acetyl-CoA C-acyltransferase FadA produces the protein MEKVVIVDAIRTPMGRSKGGAFRQVRAEDLSAHLMRSLLSRNPQLEGSAIDDIYWGCVQQTLEQGFNIARNAALLAEIPHSVPAVTVNRLCGSSMQALHDAARMIMTGDASVCLVGGVEHMGHVPMNHGVDFHPGLSRNVAKAAGMMGLTAEMLSRMHGISREMQDAFAARSHQRAWAATQAGHFKQEIIPTSGHDADGVLKRYDFDEVIRPETTVEGLSQLKPAFDPASGTVTAGTSSALSDGAAAMLVMSESRARELGLTPRARIRSMAVVGCDPSIMGYGPVPASKLALKKAGLTAGDIDLFEMNEAFAAQILPCIKDLGLMEQIDEKINLNGGAIALGHPLGCSGARISTTLINLMERRDAELGLATMCIGLGQGIATVFERV, from the coding sequence ATGGAAAAGGTTGTAATTGTTGATGCTATCCGCACCCCGATGGGCCGTTCCAAAGGCGGCGCGTTCCGTCAGGTGCGGGCAGAAGATCTCTCCGCACACCTGATGCGCAGCCTGCTGTCGCGTAATCCGCAGCTGGAAGGCAGCGCTATCGACGACATCTACTGGGGATGCGTGCAGCAGACGCTGGAGCAGGGTTTTAACATCGCCCGCAACGCCGCGCTGCTGGCGGAAATTCCGCACAGCGTGCCGGCGGTGACGGTCAACCGCCTGTGCGGTTCGTCAATGCAGGCGCTGCACGACGCCGCGCGGATGATCATGACCGGCGACGCCAGCGTGTGTCTGGTAGGCGGCGTGGAGCATATGGGCCATGTGCCGATGAACCACGGCGTCGATTTTCATCCCGGCTTAAGCCGTAACGTGGCGAAAGCGGCAGGCATGATGGGCCTGACGGCGGAAATGCTTTCGCGTATGCACGGCATCAGCCGCGAAATGCAGGACGCTTTCGCCGCCCGCTCCCACCAGCGCGCCTGGGCCGCCACGCAGGCCGGGCATTTTAAACAGGAAATCATTCCGACCAGCGGCCACGACGCCGACGGCGTGCTTAAGCGCTACGACTTTGACGAAGTGATCCGCCCGGAAACCACCGTCGAAGGGCTGTCGCAGCTGAAACCGGCGTTCGACCCGGCAAGCGGCACGGTTACCGCGGGCACCTCGTCGGCGCTCTCCGACGGCGCCGCGGCGATGCTGGTGATGAGCGAATCGCGCGCCCGCGAACTCGGCCTGACCCCGCGCGCCCGTATCCGCTCGATGGCGGTGGTGGGCTGCGATCCGTCGATTATGGGTTACGGCCCGGTGCCCGCGTCAAAGCTGGCGCTGAAAAAAGCCGGGCTGACCGCGGGCGATATCGATCTGTTTGAGATGAACGAAGCCTTTGCCGCGCAGATCCTGCCGTGCATTAAAGATCTGGGTCTGATGGAGCAGATCGACGAAAAGATCAACCTCAACGGCGGCGCGATAGCGCTCGGCCACCCGCTTGGTTGCTCCGGCGCGCGTATCAGCACCACGTTAATTAACCTGATGGAACGCCGTGACGCGGAGCTGGGACTTGCCACCATGTGTATCGGTCTGGGCCAGGGCATCGCGACGGTCTTTGAGCGGGTATAA
- the fre gene encoding NAD(P)H-flavin reductase: MTTLSCKVTSVEAITDTVYRVRLVPEAAFSFRAGQYLMVVMDERDKRPFSMASTPDEQGFIELHIGASELNLYAMAVMDRILKEREIVVDIPHGDAWLRDDEERPLILIAGGTGFSYARSILLTALARNPHRDITIYWGGREEKHLYDLSELEALSVDHPNLKIVPVVEQPDETWRGRSGTVLTAVMQDFGTLAGHDIYIAGRFEMAKIARDLFCNERAAREDRLFGDAFAFI, translated from the coding sequence ATGACAACCTTAAGCTGTAAAGTGACCTCGGTAGAAGCCATCACGGATACCGTTTATCGCGTTCGTTTAGTGCCGGAAGCGGCCTTTTCGTTTCGCGCAGGTCAGTACCTGATGGTGGTAATGGATGAGCGGGACAAGCGCCCTTTTTCTATGGCCTCCACGCCGGATGAGCAGGGCTTTATCGAACTGCATATCGGCGCGTCGGAACTTAACCTCTATGCGATGGCGGTGATGGACCGCATTCTCAAAGAGCGTGAAATCGTGGTCGATATTCCGCATGGCGACGCCTGGCTGCGCGATGACGAAGAGCGTCCGCTGATCCTGATTGCCGGCGGTACGGGATTTTCCTACGCCCGTTCGATTCTGCTGACGGCGCTGGCGCGCAACCCGCATCGCGATATCACGATTTACTGGGGCGGCCGCGAAGAGAAGCACCTCTACGATCTCTCAGAGCTGGAAGCGCTGTCGGTTGACCATCCGAACCTGAAGATTGTCCCGGTCGTCGAGCAGCCGGATGAGACGTGGCGCGGTCGCAGCGGCACGGTGCTGACGGCAGTGATGCAGGATTTCGGCACGCTTGCCGGACACGATATTTATATCGCCGGTCGTTTCGAGATGGCGAAAATAGCCCGCGACCTGTTCTGCAACGAGCGCGCCGCGCGTGAAGACCGCCTGTTCGGCGACGCCTTCGCCTTTATCTGA
- the fadB gene encoding fatty acid oxidation complex subunit alpha FadB, with product MLYKGDTLYLNWLEDGIAELVFDAPGSVNKLDTATVASLGHALEVLEKQHDLKALLLRSEKAAFIVGADITEFLSLFQVPAEQLSQWLHFANSVFNRLEDLLVPTLCAINGYALGGGCECVLATDFRLATPDARIGLPETKLGIMPGFGGSVRLPRLLGADSALEIIAAGKDITADAALKVGLVDAVVKPEKLIEGALRMLRQAIDGELDWQARRQPKLEPLRLSKIEATMSFTIAKGMVMQTAGKHYPAPMTAVKTIEAAAGLGRDEALALENKSFVPLARSSEALALVGIFLNDQYVKGIAKKLTKETETPKQAAVLGAGIMGGGIAYQSAWKGVPVIMKDINEKSLTLGISEASKLLNKQLERGKIDGLKLANVIATIHPTLDYAGFERVDVVVEAVVENPKVKKAVLAETEEKVRPDTVIASNTSTIPISELASVLKRPENFCGMHFFNPVHRMPLVEVIRGEKTSDATIAKVVAWASKMGKTPIVVNDCPGFFVNRVLFPYFAGFSQLLRDGADFRQIDKVMEKQFGWPMGPAYLLDVVGIDTAHHAQAVMAAGFPQRMQKDYRDAIDALFEAGRFGQKNGKGFYAYQEDSKGKPRKVQDDAADSLLAEVSQPKRAFSDEEIVARMMIPMVNEVVRCLEEGIIASPAEADMALVYGLGFPPFHGGAFRWLDTQGSAKYLDMAQRYQHLGPLYEAPAGLRDKASHNAPYYPQVEPAQPVGELQTA from the coding sequence ATGCTCTACAAAGGCGACACCCTGTACCTTAACTGGCTGGAAGACGGCATTGCCGAACTGGTGTTCGATGCCCCCGGCTCGGTGAATAAGCTTGATACCGCGACCGTGGCAAGCCTTGGCCATGCGCTGGAGGTGCTGGAAAAACAGCACGATCTCAAAGCCCTGCTGCTGCGCTCGGAAAAAGCCGCGTTTATCGTCGGCGCCGACATTACCGAATTCCTCTCGCTGTTCCAGGTGCCTGCTGAGCAGTTAAGCCAGTGGCTGCACTTTGCCAACAGCGTGTTTAACCGCCTTGAAGATCTGCTGGTGCCTACGCTTTGCGCCATCAACGGCTACGCGTTAGGCGGCGGCTGCGAGTGCGTGCTGGCGACCGATTTCCGTCTCGCCACGCCGGATGCCCGCATCGGCCTGCCGGAAACGAAACTTGGCATCATGCCGGGCTTTGGCGGTTCGGTACGCCTGCCGCGTCTGTTAGGCGCCGACAGCGCGCTGGAAATCATCGCGGCCGGTAAAGACATCACCGCCGACGCGGCGCTGAAAGTGGGCCTGGTCGACGCGGTCGTTAAACCGGAGAAACTGATCGAGGGCGCGCTGCGTATGCTGCGTCAGGCCATCGACGGCGAACTCGACTGGCAAGCCCGCCGCCAGCCGAAGCTTGAACCGCTGCGCTTAAGTAAAATTGAAGCCACCATGAGCTTTACCATCGCCAAAGGCATGGTGATGCAGACCGCGGGCAAACACTACCCGGCGCCGATGACGGCGGTGAAAACCATCGAAGCGGCCGCGGGGCTGGGCCGTGATGAAGCGCTGGCGCTGGAGAACAAAAGCTTTGTGCCGCTGGCGCGCTCCAGCGAAGCGCTCGCGCTGGTCGGCATCTTCTTAAACGACCAGTACGTCAAAGGCATTGCGAAAAAGCTGACCAAAGAGACCGAGACGCCGAAACAGGCTGCGGTACTGGGCGCAGGCATCATGGGCGGCGGCATCGCCTACCAGTCAGCCTGGAAAGGCGTGCCGGTCATCATGAAAGACATTAACGAGAAATCACTGACGCTCGGCATCAGCGAAGCCAGCAAGCTGCTGAATAAACAGCTGGAGCGCGGCAAAATCGACGGGCTGAAACTCGCAAACGTCATCGCCACCATCCATCCGACGCTGGATTACGCCGGGTTTGAGCGTGTTGACGTGGTCGTCGAAGCCGTGGTCGAAAACCCGAAAGTGAAAAAAGCGGTGCTGGCGGAAACCGAAGAAAAGGTGCGCCCGGATACCGTGATTGCCTCCAATACCTCCACCATTCCTATCAGCGAACTGGCGAGCGTGCTGAAGAGACCGGAAAACTTCTGCGGCATGCACTTCTTTAACCCGGTGCACCGTATGCCGCTGGTTGAAGTGATCCGCGGCGAAAAAACCTCCGACGCCACGATAGCCAAAGTGGTGGCCTGGGCCAGCAAAATGGGCAAAACGCCCATCGTGGTGAACGACTGCCCCGGCTTCTTCGTGAACCGCGTGCTGTTCCCCTACTTCGCCGGTTTCAGTCAGCTGCTGCGCGACGGCGCCGACTTCCGCCAGATCGATAAAGTCATGGAGAAACAGTTCGGCTGGCCGATGGGCCCGGCGTACCTGCTGGATGTTGTGGGCATCGATACCGCGCACCACGCGCAGGCTGTGATGGCGGCAGGTTTCCCGCAACGCATGCAAAAAGATTACCGCGATGCGATCGACGCGCTGTTTGAGGCTGGCCGCTTCGGACAGAAAAACGGCAAAGGCTTCTATGCCTATCAGGAAGACAGCAAAGGCAAACCGCGCAAAGTGCAGGATGACGCGGCAGACAGCCTGCTGGCGGAAGTGAGCCAGCCGAAGCGCGCGTTCAGCGATGAAGAGATCGTGGCGCGCATGATGATCCCGATGGTCAACGAAGTGGTGCGCTGCCTGGAAGAAGGCATTATCGCCAGCCCCGCCGAGGCGGATATGGCGCTGGTCTACGGTCTCGGCTTCCCACCGTTCCACGGCGGCGCGTTCCGCTGGCTGGATACGCAGGGCAGCGCGAAATACCTCGATATGGCGCAGCGCTATCAGCATCTCGGCCCGCTTTATGAAGCGCCGGCGGGGCTTCGCGACAAAGCGAGCCACAACGCGCCTTATTACCCCCAGGTTGAACCCGCCCAACCGGTGGGCGAACTGCAAACGGCTTAA
- the pepQ gene encoding Xaa-Pro dipeptidase, translating to MDSLTTLYKNHLDTLQERTRNVLARFNLDALLIHSGELFNVFLDDHAYPFKVNPQFKAWVPVTQVPNCWLLVDGVNKPKLWFYLPVDYWHNVEPLPDAFWTDEIDIIALPKADDIGGQLPAARGNIAYIGPVPERALKLELPADKINPKGVIDYLHFYRAYKTDYELACMREAQKTAVNGHRAAHEAFLSGMSEFDINLAYLTATGHRDTDVPYSNIVALNEHAAVLHYTRLDHRAPSEMRSFLLDAGAEYNGYAADLTRTWAADSDSDFAALIKDVNEEQLALIGTMKAGISYIDYHIQFHQRIAKLLRRHQIVTDISEEAMVEADITGPFMPHGIGHPLGLQVHDVAGFMQDDTGTHLAAPAKYPYLRCTRVLQPRMVLTIEPGIYFIESLLAPWREGPFSKHFNWQKIEALKPFGGIRIEDNVVIHEHGVENMTRDLKLA from the coding sequence ATGGATTCGCTGACCACCCTCTATAAAAATCATCTGGATACGCTTCAGGAGCGTACCCGCAACGTGCTTGCCCGCTTTAATCTGGACGCGCTGCTTATCCACTCCGGCGAACTGTTCAACGTCTTTTTAGACGATCACGCCTATCCATTTAAGGTCAACCCGCAGTTCAAAGCCTGGGTGCCGGTCACGCAGGTGCCGAACTGCTGGCTGCTGGTGGACGGCGTCAATAAGCCGAAGCTGTGGTTTTATCTGCCGGTGGATTACTGGCATAACGTCGAGCCGCTGCCGGACGCGTTCTGGACGGATGAGATAGACATTATCGCGCTGCCGAAAGCCGATGATATTGGCGGTCAGCTGCCTGCCGCGCGCGGCAATATCGCGTATATCGGTCCGGTGCCGGAGCGCGCGCTGAAACTGGAGCTCCCGGCGGATAAAATTAACCCGAAAGGCGTTATCGACTATCTGCACTTCTACCGCGCGTATAAAACGGATTACGAGCTGGCCTGTATGCGCGAAGCGCAGAAGACGGCGGTCAACGGTCATCGCGCCGCGCATGAAGCGTTTCTTTCCGGTATGAGCGAGTTCGATATTAACCTCGCGTACCTGACCGCGACCGGCCATCGCGATACCGATGTGCCTTACAGCAATATCGTGGCGCTGAATGAACACGCCGCCGTGCTGCATTACACGCGCCTTGATCACCGCGCGCCGTCTGAGATGCGCAGCTTCCTGCTGGACGCGGGCGCGGAATATAACGGTTATGCGGCCGATTTAACCCGTACCTGGGCGGCTGACAGCGACAGCGATTTTGCGGCCCTGATTAAAGATGTGAATGAAGAACAGCTGGCGCTGATTGGCACCATGAAAGCAGGGATCAGTTACATCGATTACCACATTCAGTTCCATCAGCGCATCGCGAAGCTGCTGCGCCGTCATCAGATTGTCACGGATATCAGCGAAGAAGCGATGGTGGAAGCTGACATTACCGGGCCGTTTATGCCGCACGGTATCGGGCATCCGCTGGGCTTGCAGGTGCATGACGTCGCGGGCTTTATGCAGGACGATACCGGCACGCATCTGGCTGCACCGGCGAAATATCCGTATCTGCGCTGCACGCGCGTATTGCAGCCGCGTATGGTGCTGACGATTGAGCCGGGGATTTACTTTATTGAGTCGCTGCTGGCGCCGTGGCGCGAAGGCCCGTTCAGTAAGCACTTTAACTGGCAGAAAATCGAGGCGCTGAAGCCGTTCGGCGGTATCCGCATTGAGGATAACGTGGTGATTCACGAGCACGGCGTGGAAAACATGACCCGGGATCTGAAGCTCGCCTGA